One part of the Calditerrivibrio sp. genome encodes these proteins:
- a CDS encoding ATP-binding protein, with the protein MKSIYYKTENKKIANVIKGFCEDEGFQGFDLLNEDINLRDVSFGLLISDEKFFEEFKDLKIPIAFIGQPKELGVSYFVMDENLDNIRLKVFVDAAINGGMVSNLNSSCLLKKISFKYEVSNDIFSIDKIVYNITKDFIYFFKLSDLQKIRIGISEMVTNAIEHGNLEISGDEKFEATENDSYYKLIETKRSDKKLGKRKATITVTLDEKHLKIVVKDRGKGFDTSKIKRNPSEEDLYKLHGRGILIASMYFDSIIYNKKGNVVTLLKKIQ; encoded by the coding sequence ATGAAATCTATATATTATAAAACGGAAAATAAGAAAATTGCTAATGTTATTAAAGGTTTTTGTGAGGATGAAGGTTTTCAGGGATTTGACTTGCTAAATGAAGATATAAATTTAAGAGATGTATCTTTTGGGTTACTTATTTCTGATGAAAAGTTTTTTGAAGAGTTTAAAGATCTGAAAATCCCTATAGCTTTTATAGGTCAGCCGAAGGAACTGGGTGTGTCTTATTTTGTCATGGATGAAAATTTGGACAACATAAGGCTAAAGGTGTTTGTCGATGCTGCGATTAATGGGGGCATGGTGTCTAATCTTAACAGCAGTTGTCTGTTAAAGAAAATCAGTTTTAAATATGAGGTGTCCAACGATATCTTTTCCATTGATAAAATTGTCTATAACATAACTAAGGACTTTATTTATTTTTTTAAACTATCGGATCTACAGAAGATTAGAATCGGTATTTCAGAAATGGTTACAAATGCCATAGAGCATGGGAATTTGGAGATTTCTGGGGATGAAAAGTTTGAGGCTACAGAGAATGACTCCTATTACAAACTGATAGAGACTAAAAGATCTGATAAAAAGCTTGGTAAAAGAAAAGCTACAATAACGGTGACACTTGACGAGAAACACCTTAAGATCGTTGTCAAAGACAGGGGGAAAGGGTTTGATACATCCAAGATAAAAAGGAACCCTTCGGAAGAGGACCTTTATAAATTGCATGGCAGAGGTATTTTGATAGCATCTATGTACTTTGATAGCATTATATATAATAAAAAAGGTAACGTGGTCACGCTGCTTAAGAAGATCCAATGA